The following are encoded together in the Montipora foliosa isolate CH-2021 chromosome 12, ASM3666993v2, whole genome shotgun sequence genome:
- the LOC137981162 gene encoding uncharacterized protein — MCILKGFSRFVVSFDVQNRFVFESFSFEHQNKKSPQKKQGHNVTQKKELHKRDLKKKFTDYKTVEAKIAKTELSIEKLEKHITCGTCPKSLQYSAKPNVAADILFERELRDNKLKAEQSFISTLTRFHKRKLQIQEKKLKANAAFAARKEKEMLVTRNPLIETHSAKNIVHNDVNIADLQKQISDLKEIVCTHVLKNKKEECYNSLFSDSTNDSHKNTNLHILKNKRRKKRRNSLKNRRQRKERETNEKFLHNLSSHQLTDSQVSLLSRGLKFFPTPATNETRVKQQLLRDFEQFARGMRLLYIFHGQSREPHPFHVKSTWMPQVQHSVALESYLENVKTQLAGVKALKELKNNPAINLKKADKGTTTVIMNKSDKIYEAKGQLDHREHYERLKAPMAKTTQEKVNDLISRLHQGEHIDDMTKKWLLQTPNPPRIPIFYTLTKIHKPKPVGRPIISGCDGPTERISSFVDTLLQPIAQKQQSFIKDTTDFISFIEKTKIGKDTILVSMDVSSLYTNIPQEEGTEIVCKAYDSFHNKSPPIPTRFLREMLGLILNENSFHFNGENYLQTHGTAMGTKMAVSFANIFMAKIETTLIQQSETKPKEWRRYIDDIFSL; from the coding sequence atgtgtatattgaaaggtttcagtaggtttgtagtgagTTTTGATGTCCAAAATAGATTCGTTTTTGAATCTTTCTCCTTTGAACACCAAAATAAAAAGAGCCCGCAAAAGAAACAAGGCCACAATGTTACTCAAAAGAAAGAACTCCACAAGCGAGATCTAAAGAAGAAATTCACAGACTATAAAACTGTGGAGGCTAAAATAGCCAAAACTGAACTCTCAATAGAAAAACTAGAGAAACACATTACATGTGGAACATGTCCGAAATCACTGCAATACTCGGCTAAGCCGAACGTAGCGGCGGACATCCTCTTTGAAAGAGAACTGAGAGATAACAAACTTAAGGCCGAACAGAGCTTTATAAGTACACTTACTCGCTTCCATAAGCGAAAACTCCAAATACAGGAGAAGAAGCTAAAGGCCAATGCAGCTTTCGCGGctcgaaaagaaaaagaaatgctTGTAACGAGAAATCCTCTCATAGAAACGCATTCGGCGAAAAACATTGTACACAACGATGTAAACATAGCCGATctgcaaaaacaaatttcagaCTTAAAGGAAATTGTCTGTACACATGtccttaaaaataaaaaggaagaaTGCTATAACAGCCTGTTCTCTGACTCTACAAACGATAGTCACAAAAACACCAACCtacacattttaaaaaataaaaggcGCAAAAAACGGAGAAACTCCTTGAAAAATAGGCGCCAAAGAAAGGAAAGGgagacaaatgaaaaattccttcACAACCTATCAAGCCATCAACTTACTGACAGCCAAGTAAGCTTGTTATCAAGGGGTCTCAAATTCTTCCCAACGCCTGCGACAAACGAAACAAGAGTTAAGCAACAACTGTTGCGAGATTTTGAACAATTCGCAAGGGGGATGAGACTCCTATATATTTTTCACGGGCAAAGCAGAGAACCACATCCTTTTCATGTTAAATCAACTTGGATGCCCCAGGTTCAACACTCTGTTGCCCTTGAGAGCTACTTGGAAAATGTCAAGACACAACTTGCTGGGGTCAAAGCCCTAAAGGAGTTGAAAAACAACCCTGCTATAAACCTCAAAAAAGCAGACAAAGGGACAACAACAGTTATCATGAACAAGTCAGATAAAATATACGAGGCCAAGGGGCAACTCGATCACAGAGAGCACTATGAGCGTCTCAAAGCGCCAATGGCGAAAACCACACAGGAAAAGGTTAATGACCTCATTAGCCGATTACACCAAGGCGAACACATTGACGACATGACTAAGAAATGGCTTTTACAAACTCCCAATCCGCCTAGAATACCAATATTCTACACACTTACAAAAATCCACAAACCTAAACCGGTTGGTAGACCCATCATCTCGGGTTGTGACGGCCCTACTGAACGAATCTCTTCATTTGTGGATACATTGCTCCAGCCTAtcgcacaaaaacaacaatcctTTATAAAGGATACAACTGATTTCATCAGTTTTATAGAGAAAACAAAGATAGGTAAAGATACAATTTTAGTATCAATGGACGTCTCTAGCTTGTACACAAATATACCTCAAGAAGAGGGAACGGAAATAGTATGCAAGGCATACGATTCGTTTCATAACAAAAGCCCACCGATCCCAACACGCTTCCTAAGAGAAATGCTTGGTCTCATCCTAAACGAAAATTCGTTCCATTTCAATGGAGAAAACTATCTCCAAACACATGGAACCGCCATGGGAACTAAAATGGCAGTATCATTTGCCAATATTTTCATGGCTAAAATTGAAACAACGCTGATACAACAAAGCGAAACCAAGCCAAAAGAATGGAGACGATATATTGACGATATCTTCTCCCTCTAG